A single Ziziphus jujuba cultivar Dongzao chromosome 11, ASM3175591v1 DNA region contains:
- the LOC125419396 gene encoding UPF0481 protein At3g47200-like, with protein sequence MAAREGGLVLKEEIYAAKRRIIRENPEAPEGSSRQSNDQAEHSIDIKEEVGNNEEFFDSIVNPELDNNNLPWPKIPKVADALRNIESHEGCYDHVVVSIGPYHHEKPHLLVNEKLKLKWAKQFVADMFPDKEQIKMPGLLKEKVNEVYKEVENVEDAARTYYDSDHTKKFSKKEFTEMMFLDGCFILHFIYMHSEKPDEMGMKSLIIALVRQDLFLLENQLPYIVLESLMRKRFEEADTKAKERGTIGKAEAKNKAEVNGINNNYIKKFIEVIRGDQPHTPRLPFHDICCFRNHKRVTVTENNVSVHHLLHLLRENFAGSKKEETVPIKNNCWQSFRSAKELKNAGSKDPFKINSWHSFRSAKELKNAGIKFKPNSNGKFSDVRFESCLWLSGKLILPPLIVDDSTKSMLLNLVAMETCSDHGPEDFWVTSYICLMDLLLDTVEDVIVLRNHNILMNCLGSDQQVADLFNEISKNLVPHPKAYSTIKAGIEAHYKNWCKIWVAEWINTHFSSPWTVLAFLGAILAIVLSFIQTYVAIKPDKNGP encoded by the coding sequence ATGGCGGCTCGTGAGGGTGGTTTGGTTTTGAAAGAAGAGATATATGCAGCGAAAAGAAGAATAATCAGAGAAAATCCAGAAGCACCAGAAGGTAGTAGCCGGCAGAGCAATGATCAAGCAGAGCACAGTATTGACATCAAAGAAGAAGTTGGTAATAATGAGGAATTCTTTGACTCCATAGTCAATCCTGAATTAGACAACAACAACCTGCCGTGGCCCAAGATACCAAAGGTTGCGGACGCGCTTCGTAATATCGAATCACACGAGGGTTGTTATGATCATGTGGTGGTTTCCATCGGGCCCTATCATCATGAGAAACCTCATCTCCTGGTGAATGAGAAGCTCAAGCTTAAATGGGCAAAGCAATTTGTTGCGGACATGTTTCCTGATAAGGAACAGATCAAGATGCCTGGCCTGCTGAAGGAGAAAGTCAACGAAGTGTACAAGGAAGTTGAGAACGTAGAGGATGCAGCAAGGACATACTACGATAGTGATCACACGAAGAAATTCAGCAAGAAGGAATTCACAGAAATGATGTTCCTTGATGGTTGCTTCATTCTACATTTCATCTATATGCATAGCGAAAAGCCCGATGAAATGGGGATGAAAAGCCTTATCATAGCTCTTGTCCGGCAAGACTTGTTTCTGTTGGAGAACCAACTCCCTTACATTGTCCTCGAGAGTTTGATGAGGAAGAGGTTTGAGGAGGCCGATACTAAAGCCAAAGAAAGGGGCACCATCGGCAAGGCGGAGGCCAAAAATAAAGCCGAAGTAAATGGCATCAACAACAATTACATCAAGAAGTTCATCGAGGTCATCCGGGGTGATCAACCCCATACACCACGATTACCCTTTCATGACATCTGCTGTTTCCGAAACCACAAACGAGTTACTGTAACTGAAAATAATGTATCCGTACATCATCTTCTTCACCTATTGAGGGAAAATTTTGCGGGTTCAAAAAAGGAGGAAACAGTTCCCATCAAGAACAACTGTTGGCAATCATTCCGTTCAGCCAAAGAACTGAAGAATGCGGGAAGTAAAGATCCTTTCAAGATCAACAGTTGGCATTCATTCCGTTCAGCCAAAGAACTGAAGAATGCGGGAATCAAATTCAAGCCCAACAGCAATGGTAAATTTAGCGATGTTCGTTTTGAATCTTGCCTCTGGCTGTCGGGAAAGCTCATACTTCCTCCATTAATCGTCGATGACTCCACAAAATCCATGCTGCTAAACTTGGTGGCCATGGAGACATGCTCTGATCACGGCCCTGAAGATTTCTGGGTAACATCTTATATATGCTTGATGGACCTTTTGTTGGATACTGTCGAAGATGTGATTGTACTGAGAAATCATAACATTCTCATGAACTGTCTAGGCAGCGACCAACAGGTGGCTGACCTTTTTAACGAGATTTCTAAGAACTTGGTTCCACATCCTAAAGCTTATTCTACTATTAAAGCCGGCATTGAGGCGCATTACAAGAACTGGTGCAAGATTTGGGTGGCTGAATGGATTAACACCCATTTTAGTAGCCCTTGGACTGTTCTTGCTTTCCTGGGTGCAATTTTGGCCATCGTTCTAAGTTTCATTCAGACCTATGTAGCAATAAAACCAGACAAAAATGGTCCATAA
- the LOC125420609 gene encoding uncharacterized protein LOC125420609: protein MYWTRQDQLLFGSLLASLSRELAPMVATAKTSRDLWNKLSVTYAKPSRARIIRLRERLVKPQGSRNITNYMFDIKGAADELALLNAPLKDEEITIYVINGLNSDLKEISAAIRSRDTEISFEDLHERLLEYEAYLHKTDSQIHDDSLAVAHVANRNINSSNFGRTFSKKPEITVENVSFVTSLVILQSFALN from the exons ATGTATTGGACCCGTCAAGATCAACTTTTGTTTGGATCCTTATTGGCTTCCTTGTCCCGTGAGCTTGCTCCCATGGTTGCTACGGCCAAGACTTCCCGTGACCTTTGGAATAAACTCTCTGTCACCTATGCTAAGCCATCAAGAGCACGCATTATCCGGCTCCGGGAGAGGCTTGTTAAACCTCAAGGATCTCGAAATATCACAAACTACATGTTTGATATTAAAGGGGCAGCAGATGAACTTGCTTTGCTTAATGCACCACTCAAAGATGAGGAAATCACCATCTATGTTATCAATGGTCTAAATTCTGATCTAAAAGAAATTTCTGCAGCTATTCGTTCAAGAGATACTGAAATTTCCTTTGAAGATCTACATGAGCGGCTGTTGGAATATGAGGCATACCTACATAAGACAGATTCTCAAATCCATGATGATTCCCTTGCTGTTGCTCATGTTGCAAACCGAAACATCAACTCTTCTAATTTTGGTCGTACTTTTTCCAAGAAACCAG aaattaccgtggaaaatgtCAGTTTTGTGACCAGCTTGGTCATTCTGCAAAGTTTTGCCCTCAACTGA